The following are from one region of the Channa argus isolate prfri chromosome 6, Channa argus male v1.0, whole genome shotgun sequence genome:
- the LOC137128962 gene encoding papilin-like isoform X1: MTKQGLFVIWFSLLVWPGQAQVPKPEQCLISGIYSLIQLPETKDYMSCWNKCLAEPNCHMAVVTKPVSASSQCLLVNCLNQGNHSIPRDPSTEINVYSKSSMDNEQREFLRERAYQPANERLRCFDSISDSSCRSGLPRFFYNSTSYRCEHFFSGCGSNKNSFETVEGCEALCNEKFRCYRPKKYGGCSARFSKFFYNVTSRRCERFNFSGCGSNGNIFSTAEECEQLCGDGELENDDEKHHPGPRISQSAVDSAVLYFGILVFLLLMAFVVHIQRRRWSQCPRALGWMTKDAYSQCRMFQKSLHRDSK, from the exons ATGACCAAGCAGGGATTGTTTGTGATCTGGTTCTCTCTGCTGGTGTGGCCTGGTCAGGCCCAGGTCCCCAAACCAGAGCAGTGCCTCATCTCCGGGATCTACAGCTTGATCCAGCTTCCAGAAACAAAGGACTACATGAGCTGCTGGAACAAATGCCTGGCAGAGCCCAATTGTCACATGGCTGTCGTAACCAAACCGGTCAGTGCGTCCAGTCAGTGTCTGCTGGTCAACTGTCTGAACCAGGGCAACCACTCCATACCCAGAGATCCTAGCACAGAGATCAATGTTTACTCCAAGAGCAGCATGGATAACG AACAAAGAGAGTTCCTGAGAGAACGTGCATATCAACCAGCCAACGAGAGAC TTCGCTGCTTTGATTCCATCAGTGACAGCAGCTGCAGGTCTGGGCTTCCCAGGTTCTTCTACAACAGCACCAGTTACAGGTGTGAGCACTTCTTTAGCGGCTGTGGATCCAACAAGAACTCGTTTGAAACTGTGGAGGGCTGTGAAGCCCTCTGCAATGAAAAAT TCCGTTGTTATCGGCCCAAGAAGTACGGTGGATGCAGCGCGCGGTTTTCTAAATTCTTCTACAACGTGACGAGTCGGCGATGTGAGAGGTTTAATTTCAGCGGCTGTGGGTCCAATGGAAACATCTTCAGCACTGCAGAGGAGTGTGAACAGCTGTGTGGTGATGGTGAACTTGAAAATG ATGATGAAAAACATCACCCAGGTCCCAGGATCAGTCAGTCTGCTGTGGATTCAG CCGTCCTTTACTTTGGTATTCTGGTCTTCTTGTTGCTGATGGCCTTCGTAGTCCATATACAGCGCCGCAGATGGTCCCAGTGTCCACGTGCCCTCGGTTGGA TGACAAAAGACGCCTACTCTCAGTGTCGGATGTTTCAGAAGAGTCTGCATAGAGATTCAAAATGA
- the LOC137128963 gene encoding claudin-1-like codes for MVMGLQIVGLVLGVVSWCLQSSCTSSQVWKIRSQVDTITTSQWQFEGLWMSCAATSLGSLQCSKFKTVLGLPAHLQACRALMILSLLVGLASIILSVLGLKCMKMGRTPEYIKNQIALSGGVTFILSGVFTLTAVSWYAARVIHDFYDPLYGGVRFELGTGLYLGWAASGLALLGGSILCCSCRKASHAPPARQFTYNYSTTSPGPSIYRAAPASDNISSKAYV; via the exons ATGGTGATGGGCTTGCAGATTGTGGGTCTGGTTCTGGGCGTGGTTTCCTGGTGTCTACAGTCCAGCTGTACATCTTCCCAGGTGTGGAAGATAAGGAGTCAGGTGGACACGATCACCACCAGTCAGTGGCAGTTTGAAGGTCTGTGGATGAGCTGTGCCGCCACCTCGCTCGGCTCACTCCAGTGCAGCAAGTTCAAGACGGTGCTGGGGCTGCCAG CTCACCTGCAGGCCTGCAGGGCTCTGATGATCCTGTCCCTGCTGGTGGGTCtggcctccatcatcctctCTGTGTTGGGACTCAAGTGCATGAAGATGGGCAGAACGCCGGAGTATATCAAAAACCAGATCGCTCTGAGTGGAGGAGTCACGTTCATCCTGTCCG GTGTCTTCACTCTGACTGCTGTGTCGTGGTACGCTGCCCGAGTCATCCACGACTTCTATGACCCGCTCTACGGGGGAGTCAG GTTTGAGCTGGGTACTGGTCTGTATCTGGGCTGGGCGGCCTCCGGATTGGCTCTACTGGGGGGATCTattctctgctgctcctgcagGAAGGCTTCTCATGCCCCCCCTGCACG GCAGTTCACATACAACTACTCCACAACCAGTCCAGGACCGAGCATCTACAGAGCAGCTCCGGCCTCAGACAACATCAGCTCCAAAGCTTACGTCTAA
- the LOC137128962 gene encoding papilin-like isoform X2 yields the protein MTKQGLFVIWFSLLVWPGQAQVPKPEQCLISGIYSLIQLPETKDYMSCWNKCLAEPNCHMAVVTKPVSASSQCLLVNCLNQGNHSIPRDPSTEINVYSKSSMDNEQREFLRERAYQPANERLRCFDSISDSSCRSGLPRFFYNSTSYRCEHFFSGCGSNKNSFETVEGCEALCNEKFRCYRPKKYGGCSARFSKFFYNVTSRRCERFNFSGCGSNGNIFSTAEECEQLCGDGELENDDEKHHPGPRISQSAVDSAVLYFGILVFLLLMAFVVHIQRRRWSQCPRALGWSELSPY from the exons ATGACCAAGCAGGGATTGTTTGTGATCTGGTTCTCTCTGCTGGTGTGGCCTGGTCAGGCCCAGGTCCCCAAACCAGAGCAGTGCCTCATCTCCGGGATCTACAGCTTGATCCAGCTTCCAGAAACAAAGGACTACATGAGCTGCTGGAACAAATGCCTGGCAGAGCCCAATTGTCACATGGCTGTCGTAACCAAACCGGTCAGTGCGTCCAGTCAGTGTCTGCTGGTCAACTGTCTGAACCAGGGCAACCACTCCATACCCAGAGATCCTAGCACAGAGATCAATGTTTACTCCAAGAGCAGCATGGATAACG AACAAAGAGAGTTCCTGAGAGAACGTGCATATCAACCAGCCAACGAGAGAC TTCGCTGCTTTGATTCCATCAGTGACAGCAGCTGCAGGTCTGGGCTTCCCAGGTTCTTCTACAACAGCACCAGTTACAGGTGTGAGCACTTCTTTAGCGGCTGTGGATCCAACAAGAACTCGTTTGAAACTGTGGAGGGCTGTGAAGCCCTCTGCAATGAAAAAT TCCGTTGTTATCGGCCCAAGAAGTACGGTGGATGCAGCGCGCGGTTTTCTAAATTCTTCTACAACGTGACGAGTCGGCGATGTGAGAGGTTTAATTTCAGCGGCTGTGGGTCCAATGGAAACATCTTCAGCACTGCAGAGGAGTGTGAACAGCTGTGTGGTGATGGTGAACTTGAAAATG ATGATGAAAAACATCACCCAGGTCCCAGGATCAGTCAGTCTGCTGTGGATTCAG CCGTCCTTTACTTTGGTATTCTGGTCTTCTTGTTGCTGATGGCCTTCGTAGTCCATATACAGCGCCGCAGATGGTCCCAGTGTCCACGTGCCCTCGGTTGGAGTGAGTTGTCACCATACTGA